A single region of the Eremothecium gossypii ATCC 10895 chromosome V, complete sequence genome encodes:
- a CDS encoding homeobox domain-containing protein (Non-syntenic homolog of Saccharomyces cerevisiae YCR097W (HMRA1), MATA1; 1-intron), translated as MSSIEETAQAIQAICSVLLGERRRTVLPKETKEFLESVFERKRCPNAKERRAIAEKCGLTPIQIRIWFTNKRMRSKTRGARF; from the exons ATGTCAAGTATTGAAGAAACAGCTCAAGCAATCCAGGCGATTTGCAGTGTTCTGCTAGGTGAA CGAAGAAGAACAGTGTTACCCAAGGAAACAAAGGAGTTCCTGGAAAGTGTGTTTGAAAGGAAGCGTTGTCCCAACGCCAAAGAAAGACGGGCAATTGCAGAGAAATGCGGGTTAACACCTATACAGATAAGAATATGGTTCACAAATAAGCGAATGCGTTCCAAGACGCGAGGTGCGCGCTTTTAA
- a CDS encoding lipase family protein (Non-syntenic homolog of Saccharomyces cerevisiae YJR107W; Tandem gene triplication in this genome) — translation MFKFLLLLLPFFLHVHSFSDEMFDTLKYVSYLTNSVYCVNTLILTDPFHDGKWYMEQQGLNVVKVFDPDMTRGQFSCYSMIAINDTAKQISIIFRGSVTIQDWIVDFIFPGVPYQPLSGAGKCTGDCFVHSGVYEQFKLAYNDIYSAFKPVHDAHPDYEVIITGHSLGGGYAYLMAIELQLLGYKPLVVTYGGMRIGGADVNKWIDGLFNSEEVAKRVRNNESPRNAFYRVVQEFDIVPLVPPGPAYTHAGVQFTIRDDSSFWAPKSAVTFEGANPPLREIITNILLSGRMLDLLRAGSHVKYFRRLAIPCFQDSVSIDGTGR, via the coding sequence ATGTTCAAATTTTTACTTCTTCTACTGCCTTTTTTCCTTCATGTCCATTCTTTCTCTGATGAGATGTTTGATACATTGAAATATGTGTCATATCTCACTAACAGCGTTTACTGCGTGAATACTTTAATACTCACTGACCCTTTTCATGACGGTAAGTGGTACATGGAACAACAGGGACTCAACGTAGTTAAAGTTTTTGATCCGGACATGACCCGCGGGCAGTTTTCCTGTTATAGCATGATAGCAATAAATGACACGGCTAAGCAGATTTCGATCATATTTAGAGGGTCGGTAACAATTCAAGATTGGATTGTGGATTTCATTTTTCCTGGGGTTCCATACCAGCCACTTAGTGGCGCTGGAAAGTGTACGGGAGATTGCTTTGTACACTCGGGCGTATATGAGCAATTTAAGTTGGCGTACAACGATATCTATTCCGCGTTTAAGCCAGTACATGATGCTCATCCAGACTATGAGGTAATTATAACTGGCCATTCTCTAGGCGGGGGATACGCGTACTTGATGGCAATTGAGCTGCAATTGTTGGGATACAAACCACTTGTGGTTACATATGGAGGGATGAGGATTGGCGGCGCCGACGTTAACAAGTGGATCGATGGTCTCTTCAACTCTGAAGAAGTTGCGAAGAGGGTCAGAAACAATGAGAGTCCAAGAAATGCATTCTACAGAGTAGTTCAGGAGTTTGATATTGTACCACTTGTCCCACCAGGTCCTGCATATACACATGCCGGTGTGCAATTTACAATCAGAGATGACTCTTCATTCTGGGCTCCAAAATCTGCTGTCACGTTTGAAGGAGCAAACCCTCCTCTCAGGGAAATAATAACCAATATCTTACTCTCGGGAAGGATGTTAGACTTATTACGTGCGGGTTCTCATGTAAAGTATTTCAGACGCCTGGCAATCCCTTGCTTCCAAGATAGCGTCAGCATTGATGGCACTGGCCGTTGA
- a CDS encoding Hsp20/alpha crystallin family protein (Non-syntenic homolog of Saccharomyces cerevisiae YBR072W (HSP26)) — MSFNSPFFDFFDAINNEVANYNRLLGRGPSSSAVNKHGKKDTTDWLTNARIIPPVDVLEQEKDYEVHVSVPGIVDQDKISIEFHSDRGELVISGEVPTKETEENKDGWRVRERATGSFRRVVGLPDKPGVDAEHITANYEQGVLTLRVPKLESRENQAVRKIQVGRGSAK, encoded by the coding sequence ATGTCTTTTAACTCGCCATTTTTTGACTTCTTCGACGCCATCAACAACGAGGTCGCCAACTACAACAGGCTACTTGGTCGCGGGCCCAGCTCCTCCGCGGTGAACAAGCACGGCAAGAAGGACACCACGGACTGGCTCACGAATGCCAGGATCATTCCGCCCGTGGATGTCTTGGAACAGGAAAAGGACTACGAGGTGCACGTCAGTGTGCCGGGCATCGTGGACCAGGACAAGATCAGCATCGAGTTTCACAGCGACCGCGGAGAGCTAGTTATATCGGGCGAGGTGCCGACAAAGGAGACCGAGGAGAACAAGGACGGCTGGCGCGTGCGTGAGCGTGCCACTGGCAGCTTCCGACGTGTGGTCGGCTTGCCGGACAAGCCCGGCGTGGACGCAGAGCACATCACTGCGAACTACGAGCAGGGTGTGCTCACGTTGCGCGTGCCAAAGCTGGAGTCTCGCGAGAACCAGGCAGTCCGCAAGATCCAGGTTGGGCGTGGCAGCGCCAAGTAA
- a CDS encoding AER458Cp (Syntenic homolog of Saccharomyces cerevisiae YNL246W (VPS75); 1-intron; Unclear methionine), whose protein sequence is MPWVPPHRCDPAYSPHSAAPVSARERPCFVGWGCTALRARALEALAECEREREREERALEVERQRRLGPVYARRSKAIEGIAGFWGIVLTQHGEFANYVRAADWRYVEAIRRVEVEWAGAGAWDFAITVEFGEVEGRLRAQSVRKQFTVGEDGEVRSAAVEMEWPKRYDGTFFAWFRWTGERPGEEFANGDELARLFSEELFPYCVRYYAEAQRDVEEEEEEEEEEEDMY, encoded by the exons ATGCCGTGGGTTCCACCGCATCGATGTGACCCTGCCTACAGTCCGCACTCTGCAGCGCCCGTGAGCGCCCGTGAGCGCCCGTGCTTCGTGGGGTGGGGGTGCACCGCGCTTCG ggcgcgcgcgctggaggcgcttgcggagtgcgagcgggagcgggagcgggaggagcgggcgctggaggtggagcggcagcggcggctgggGCCGGTGTACGCGCGGCGCAGCAAGGCGATCGAGGGGATCGCGGGGTTCTGGGGGATCGTGCTGACGCAGCACGGGGAGTTCGCGAACTACGTGCGGGCGGCGGACTGGCGGTACGTGGAGGCGATCCGGCGGGTGGAGGTGGAGTGGGCGGGGGCCGGGGCGTGGGACTTTGCGATCACGGTGGAGTTCGGGGAGGTGGAGGGCAGGCTGCGGGCGCAGAGCGTGAGGAAGCAGTTCACGGTGGGGGAGGACGGGGAAGTGCggagcgcggcggtggAGATGGAGTGGCCGAAGCGCTACGACGGGACGTTCTTTGCGTGGTTCCGGTGGACAGGCGAGCGGCCGGGCGAGGAGTTTGCCAACGGCGACGAGCTGGCCAGGCTGTTCAGCGAGGAGCTGTTCCCGTACTGTGTGAGGTACTATGCGGAGGCGCAGAGGGacgtggaggaggaggaggaggaggaggaggaggaggaggatATGTATTGA
- a CDS encoding AER455Cp (NOHBY532; No homolog in Saccharomyces cerevisiae; Syntenic homolog of Kluyveromyces lactis KLLA0B14575g, MATA2): MTRTINLQLPKRTSTYSSNFLKPAGCPKYEFVEGSKKPSRPRNKFIIMRTIFHNSSSKIVSAIWKHSPDQFQKYFQLLAEFEQNWHKHNHSPAAALTDAEAFRVIARSLHPQPRVIKRRQQKKKVKMLCGRFSRIEDVFSSL, from the coding sequence ATGACCAGAACTATTAACCTACAGTTACCCAAGAGAACTTCTACCTACTCGTCCAACTTTCTTAAGCCTGCTGGCTGTCCAAAGTATGAGTTTGTAGAAGGTTCAAAGAAGCCAAGCAGACCAAGAAACAAGTTTATCATCATGAGGACAATTTTCCATAACTCCTCATCCAAGATCGTCAGTGCCATATGGAAGCATTCACCCGACCAGTTTCAAAAATACTTCCAACTTCTCGCCGAGTTCGAGCAAAACTGGCACAAGCACAACCACTcccctgctgctgccctCACCGACGCCGAAGCATTCCGCGTCATCGCACGCTCCCTGCACCCCCAGCCCCGCGTGATAAAAAGGCGGCAGCAGAAAAAAAAAGTGAAAATGTTATGTGGTCGTTTTTCAAGGATTGAAGATGTTTTTAGTTCCCTGTAA
- a CDS encoding AER457Wp (Syntenic homolog of Saccharomyces cerevisiae YNL244C (SUI1)) → MSIENLKSFDPFADTGDDEASSSNYIHIRIQQRNGRKTLTTVQGIPEEYDLKRILKVLRKDFGCNGNMVKDDEMGEIIQLQGDQRAKVCEFLITQLAIPKKNIKIHGF, encoded by the coding sequence ATGTCTATCGAAAACCTCAAGTCGTTCGACCCCTTTGCTGACACCGGCGACGACGAAGCCTCCTCCTCCAACTACATCCACATCCGTATCCAGCAGAGAAACGGCAGAAAAACGTTGACCACCGTGCAGGGCATCCCCGAGGAGTACGACCTCAAGCGCATCTTGAAGGTCTTGCGGAAGGACTTTGGCTGCAACGGCAACATGGTCAAGGACGACGAGATGGGCGAGATCATCCAGTTGCAGGGCGACCAGAGAGCCAAGGTCTGCGAGTTCCTGATCACGCAGCTGGCGATCCCCAAGAAGAACATCAAGATCCACGGGTTCTAG
- a CDS encoding AER455C-Ap (Non-syntenic homolog of Saccharomyces cerevisiae YLR154C (RNH203)) yields MFLVPCKVRYSGPTAEFQSLNHIRGRKIVGKDILSKFPDSNAYLARPDNVATLNAILNCERDGNDQRLLSELHKFHENLDLNDAIHAST; encoded by the coding sequence ATGTTTTTAGTTCCCTGTAAAGTTCGTTACTCCGGCCCCACCGCCGAATTCCAATCCCTCAACCATATCAGAGGCAGGAAGATTGTTGGTAAAGATATTTTATCCAAATTCCCCGATTCCAACGCTTATTTGGCCCGCCCCGACAACGTGGCAACCCTCAACGCAATCCTCAATTGTGAACGTGACGGCAACGACCAACGGCTCCTTTCTGAGCTCCACAAGTTTCACGAGAATTTAGACCTAAATGATGCCATCCATGCGTCTACGTAA